In a single window of the Streptomyces sp. NBC_00353 genome:
- the crcB gene encoding fluoride efflux transporter CrcB, with translation MSVPEQRAERSRRRWSGRRWPGRQGPVVAVVALGGALGACARYWASLIWTTPPGGFPWTTLLVNVVGCAVIGVFMAVIGEIRSVHRLVRPFFGTGVLGGFTTFSTYAVDIERLVDAGRARAGVAYLGLTLLAALAAVWSAVWLTRRVLAWRQP, from the coding sequence ATGTCCGTACCCGAGCAGCGGGCCGAGCGGTCGCGCCGGCGGTGGTCCGGCAGGCGGTGGCCCGGCAGGCAGGGGCCCGTCGTCGCCGTCGTCGCCCTCGGCGGTGCGCTCGGGGCGTGCGCCCGTTACTGGGCTTCCCTGATCTGGACGACTCCACCGGGCGGCTTCCCCTGGACGACGCTGCTGGTGAATGTCGTCGGGTGTGCGGTGATCGGCGTCTTCATGGCGGTCATCGGCGAGATCCGGTCGGTGCACCGGCTGGTGCGGCCCTTCTTCGGTACGGGGGTGCTGGGCGGGTTCACCACGTTCTCCACGTACGCGGTGGACATCGAGCGGCTCGTGGACGCCGGACGGGCCCGTGCAGGTGTCGCGTATCTCGGGCTGACCCTGCTGGCGGCGCTGGCCGCGGTGTGGAGTGCGGTGTGGCTGACGCGCCGTGTGCTGGCGTGGAGGCAGCCGTGA
- a CDS encoding DUF190 domain-containing protein, which yields MTEGTRVTERGLRLTVLIGESDGWHHRPLYSEIVHRAHRAGLAGASVFRGIEGFGASSMIHTQRLLSLSEDLPVAVVIVDTEERIRAFLPLVDEVIGEGVVVLDACEVIHYPGREEGR from the coding sequence GTGACCGAGGGGACCAGGGTGACCGAACGGGGCCTGCGCCTGACCGTCCTCATCGGGGAGTCCGACGGCTGGCACCACCGGCCCCTCTACTCGGAGATCGTGCACCGGGCACACCGGGCGGGGCTGGCGGGCGCGAGCGTGTTCCGGGGCATCGAAGGGTTCGGCGCCTCGTCGATGATCCACACCCAGCGGCTGCTGTCGCTGAGCGAGGACCTGCCGGTGGCCGTCGTGATCGTGGACACGGAGGAACGGATCCGCGCGTTCCTTCCGCTCGTCGACGAGGTGATCGGGGAAGGCGTGGTCGTCCTGGACGCCTGCGAAGTCATCCACTACCCCGGCCGGGAGGAGGGCCGGTGA
- the crcB gene encoding fluoride efflux transporter CrcB yields the protein MNWLLVIVGAAIGAPLRYLTDRAVQSRHDTVFPWGTFTVNVAGSLVLGLLTGAVAAGAASSQVQLFVGTGLCGALTTYSTFSYETLRLAEDGAKFYAAANVVASVVAGLGAVFAGVAVADALWA from the coding sequence GTGAACTGGCTGCTGGTGATCGTCGGCGCGGCGATCGGCGCACCACTGCGCTATCTGACTGACCGGGCGGTCCAGTCCCGGCACGACACGGTCTTCCCGTGGGGGACGTTCACGGTCAACGTGGCCGGCTCCCTGGTGCTGGGCCTGCTCACCGGAGCGGTGGCGGCCGGCGCGGCGTCGTCGCAGGTGCAGCTGTTCGTGGGTACGGGGCTGTGCGGGGCGCTGACGACGTATTCGACGTTCAGCTACGAGACGCTGCGACTGGCGGAGGACGGGGCGAAGTTCTACGCGGCGGCCAACGTGGTGGCGAGCGTGGTGGCGGGGCTGGGCGCGGTGTTCGCGGGGGTCGCGGTCGCCGATGCGCTGTGGGCGTAG
- a CDS encoding SCO5918 family protein, whose translation MRCVIARFPFDLFKSEVMDSMKGIKPEPVTGDSVVIGRRVYPVKQVGEVITRQDRRDFTSGEVTRALTRLGFTCRTADVPVPATAQTPLEAASAMLGSATTV comes from the coding sequence ATGCGCTGCGTAATCGCCCGCTTCCCCTTCGACCTGTTCAAGAGCGAGGTCATGGATTCGATGAAGGGCATCAAGCCGGAGCCCGTCACAGGTGATTCGGTGGTCATCGGCCGCCGGGTCTATCCGGTCAAGCAGGTCGGCGAGGTGATCACCCGCCAGGACCGCCGCGACTTCACCTCCGGCGAGGTGACCCGCGCGCTGACCCGGCTCGGCTTCACCTGCCGTACCGCGGACGTGCCCGTCCCGGCAACCGCGCAGACGCCGCTCGAGGCGGCGTCGGCGATGCTCGGATCGGCGACGACCGTCTGA
- a CDS encoding DEAD/DEAH box helicase: MNRTARTNDRYSRSGGFRSQAGSGQGGQSRYGAPGRSASGSRSGSGGYGRRPAAKQGEFALPKTITPALPAAEAFADLDLPAPLLAALATEGVTTPFPIQAATLPNSLAGRDVLGRGRTGSGKTLAFGLALLARTAGRRAEPRSPLALVLVPTRELAQQVTDALTPYAKSLRLRLATVVGGMSIGRQAGALRGGAEVVVATPGRLKDLIERGDARLDQVTITVLDEADQMADMGFMPQVTELLDQVAPEGQRMLFSATLDRNVDLLVRRYLHDPVVHSVDPAAGAVTTMEHHVLYVHGADKYATTTEIAARDGRVIMFLDTKHAVDKLTDHLLNSGVRAAALHGGKSQPQRTRTLTRFKTGHVTVLVATNVAARGIHVDNLDLVVNVDPPSDHKDYLHRGGRTARAGESGSVVTLVLPNQRREMTRLMADAGITPKIAQVRSGEAELNRITGAQAPSGVPVTITAPVTERARSGASSSRGRRSRPAQARRTSSSSSQSSSSARGGSGSSPHRSSGNRAA; the protein is encoded by the coding sequence ATGAACCGCACAGCTCGCACGAACGACCGATACTCCCGCAGCGGCGGCTTCCGCTCCCAGGCCGGCAGCGGCCAGGGTGGCCAGAGCCGCTACGGTGCCCCGGGCCGCTCCGCCTCCGGTTCGCGTTCCGGTTCCGGTGGCTACGGCCGTCGGCCCGCCGCCAAGCAGGGCGAGTTCGCCCTGCCGAAGACCATCACCCCCGCGCTGCCCGCCGCCGAGGCGTTCGCCGATCTGGACCTGCCCGCGCCCCTGCTGGCGGCGCTCGCCACCGAGGGCGTGACCACGCCGTTCCCGATCCAGGCGGCCACGCTGCCCAACTCGCTCGCCGGGCGCGACGTCCTCGGCCGCGGCCGCACCGGCTCGGGCAAGACACTCGCCTTCGGCCTCGCCCTGCTGGCCCGTACCGCAGGCCGGCGCGCCGAGCCCCGCTCCCCGCTGGCCCTGGTCCTCGTCCCCACCCGGGAGCTGGCCCAGCAGGTCACCGACGCGCTCACCCCGTACGCCAAGTCGCTGAGGCTGCGCCTGGCGACCGTCGTCGGCGGGATGTCGATCGGCCGGCAGGCCGGCGCACTGCGCGGCGGCGCCGAAGTCGTCGTCGCCACACCCGGCCGGCTCAAGGACCTCATCGAGCGCGGCGACGCCCGCCTCGACCAGGTCACCATCACCGTCCTCGACGAGGCCGACCAGATGGCCGACATGGGCTTCATGCCGCAGGTGACCGAGCTGCTCGACCAGGTGGCGCCCGAGGGCCAGCGGATGCTGTTCTCGGCCACCCTGGACCGTAACGTCGACCTGCTGGTCCGCCGTTATCTGCACGACCCGGTGGTCCACTCCGTCGACCCGGCGGCCGGTGCGGTCACGACGATGGAGCACCACGTGCTGTACGTCCACGGCGCCGACAAGTACGCCACCACGACGGAGATCGCGGCGCGCGACGGCCGGGTGATCATGTTCCTGGACACCAAGCACGCTGTGGACAAGCTCACCGACCACCTCCTCAACAGCGGTGTACGGGCTGCCGCGCTGCACGGTGGCAAGTCGCAGCCGCAGCGCACCCGCACCCTGACCCGGTTCAAGACCGGGCACGTCACGGTGCTGGTCGCCACGAACGTCGCGGCCCGCGGCATCCACGTCGACAACCTCGACCTGGTCGTCAACGTCGACCCGCCGAGCGACCACAAGGACTACCTGCACCGCGGCGGCCGCACCGCCCGCGCCGGCGAGTCCGGCAGCGTCGTCACGCTGGTGCTGCCCAATCAGCGCCGTGAGATGACCCGCCTGATGGCCGACGCGGGGATCACCCCGAAGATCGCCCAGGTCCGCTCCGGCGAGGCCGAACTGAACCGGATCACCGGGGCGCAGGCCCCGTCGGGTGTACCGGTCACCATCACGGCACCGGTGACGGAGCGTGCCAGGAGCGGCGCGTCGTCGTCCCGTGGCCGCCGCAGCCGCCCGGCGCAGGCGCGCCGCACGTCGTCCTCGTCGTCGCAGTCGTCGTCCTCGGCCCGCGGGGGGAGCGGCAGTTCGCCGCACAGGTCCTCGGGCAACCGCGCGGCCTGA
- a CDS encoding cold-shock protein, whose product MATGTVKWFNAEKGFGFIEQDGGGADVFAHYSNIAASGFRELQEGQKVNFDVTQGQKGPQAENITPA is encoded by the coding sequence ATGGCTACTGGCACCGTTAAGTGGTTCAACGCGGAAAAGGGCTTCGGCTTCATCGAGCAGGATGGTGGCGGCGCTGACGTCTTCGCCCACTACTCGAACATCGCCGCGAGCGGCTTCCGTGAGCTGCAGGAGGGCCAGAAGGTGAACTTCGACGTCACGCAGGGCCAGAAGGGCCCGCAGGCGGAGAACATCACCCCCGCGTGA
- a CDS encoding MerR family transcriptional regulator: MPAETPPHAAGRLDDDDYPAYTMGRAAEMIGATPGFLRAIGDARLITPLRSEGGHRRYSRYQLRIAARARELVDGGTPIEAACRIVILEDQLEEALRLNAELRRPTAGSAGGAGAGS; the protein is encoded by the coding sequence ATGCCCGCAGAGACCCCTCCGCATGCCGCCGGTCGACTCGATGACGACGACTACCCCGCCTACACCATGGGGCGCGCCGCGGAGATGATCGGCGCCACGCCGGGCTTCCTCCGGGCGATCGGTGACGCCCGCCTGATCACGCCCCTGCGGTCCGAGGGCGGCCACCGTCGCTACTCCCGCTATCAGTTGCGGATCGCGGCCCGTGCCCGTGAGCTCGTCGACGGCGGTACGCCGATCGAGGCGGCCTGTCGCATCGTCATCCTGGAGGACCAGCTGGAGGAGGCGCTGCGCCTCAACGCGGAGCTGCGCCGGCCCACGGCGGGTTCGGCCGGTGGGGCGGGTGCGGGGTCCTGA
- a CDS encoding toxin: protein MSLRALRKECEAGLADLPIPAPFSVAGLVTNMEAARGRTIVLHEMPDRLARVNAACGLRLASGRTSFVLYRRRPTAYQTQHVILHELCHEWFDHGTSLDAEQLQRLLPVFDTSLISRVLDSGVADALRAGDGTVQARAQYDTHDERVAEFGASLIPRMARDVTSDDMMGRLANSLSRPVAHRRRSGLFRRT, encoded by the coding sequence ATGTCCCTGCGTGCGCTGCGGAAAGAGTGCGAGGCCGGGCTGGCCGACCTTCCCATCCCCGCCCCGTTCTCCGTCGCCGGCCTGGTGACGAACATGGAGGCGGCCCGCGGGCGCACCATCGTGCTGCATGAAATGCCCGACCGGCTGGCGCGGGTCAACGCCGCCTGCGGGCTGCGCCTGGCCTCCGGCCGGACCAGCTTCGTCCTCTACCGGCGGCGCCCGACCGCGTACCAGACACAGCACGTCATCCTGCACGAGCTGTGCCACGAGTGGTTCGACCACGGCACCTCGCTCGACGCGGAGCAGCTCCAGCGACTGCTGCCCGTCTTCGACACGTCCCTGATCTCCCGAGTCCTCGACTCCGGTGTCGCGGACGCGCTGCGGGCGGGCGACGGCACGGTGCAGGCGCGCGCCCAGTACGACACCCATGACGAGCGGGTCGCCGAGTTCGGTGCCTCGCTCATCCCCCGTATGGCCAGGGACGTGACGAGCGACGACATGATGGGCCGCCTCGCCAACTCGCTCTCCCGCCCCGTCGCGCACCGCCGTCGCAGCGGCCTGTTCCGCCGGACCTGA
- a CDS encoding MAB_1171c family putative transporter — protein sequence MTPLDLAGYLIAALMTAVAVWRMPAALWGDEEDKRRRALWGCYAGFAAALWTKTRVVRIGLNDSPVTDLSVLIKHYTATVAILAILSYIVAIYGQYPDAGDIPRHVRFARTIQQVAAKASVATLVLLTVLFFTVVDRSVPSDRFVSDHAGQWGATLYMSVFYLYLGAASAVCAYQWALATAGARLRHLRVGLGMMTFAMFIGVGYTVSRTLFLWVSVIDRPSPALALEFDEVTEAAQLVLFAFFAVGASVPAFSKGGRRVKLWRAQSRLHALWYELMTAFPDQPFEPPRSLRRELTRFDTPADLRIDRWTADIADAVEKLRHYVPDGLLPAAEAAAAADTPDPAKSGPLADAYWIKAALTARNAGAPAGPAGAVGTQHATDQDGEVAWLVQVAAAYRTITDDRARRVLASLTDREKTA from the coding sequence GTGACCCCGCTCGACCTCGCCGGCTATCTCATAGCCGCCCTGATGACGGCCGTCGCCGTGTGGCGCATGCCGGCCGCCCTGTGGGGCGACGAGGAGGACAAGCGTCGCCGGGCCCTGTGGGGCTGCTACGCCGGATTCGCCGCCGCCCTGTGGACCAAGACCCGGGTCGTCCGGATCGGCCTCAACGACAGCCCGGTCACCGACCTTTCGGTCCTGATCAAGCACTACACCGCGACCGTCGCGATCCTGGCGATCCTCAGCTACATCGTCGCCATCTACGGCCAGTACCCCGACGCCGGTGACATCCCGCGGCACGTACGGTTCGCCCGGACGATCCAGCAGGTGGCGGCGAAGGCGTCCGTCGCCACGCTGGTCCTGCTGACGGTGCTCTTCTTCACCGTCGTCGACCGTTCCGTGCCGTCGGACCGTTTCGTCTCCGACCACGCAGGCCAGTGGGGCGCCACGCTGTACATGAGCGTGTTCTACCTCTACCTGGGTGCCGCGTCCGCGGTCTGCGCGTACCAGTGGGCGCTGGCCACCGCCGGCGCCCGGCTGCGCCATCTGCGGGTGGGGCTCGGAATGATGACGTTCGCGATGTTCATCGGGGTCGGCTACACCGTCAGCCGCACGCTGTTCCTGTGGGTCAGTGTCATCGACCGGCCGAGCCCGGCCCTCGCCCTGGAGTTCGACGAGGTCACCGAGGCCGCGCAGCTCGTGCTGTTCGCGTTCTTCGCGGTGGGCGCGTCCGTCCCCGCCTTCAGCAAGGGCGGTCGCCGGGTGAAGCTGTGGCGGGCCCAGAGCCGGCTGCACGCCCTGTGGTACGAGCTGATGACCGCGTTTCCCGACCAGCCGTTCGAGCCGCCGCGGTCGCTGCGCCGTGAACTGACCCGGTTCGACACCCCCGCCGATCTGCGGATCGACCGGTGGACCGCCGACATCGCGGACGCGGTCGAGAAACTGCGCCACTACGTACCGGACGGCCTGCTGCCGGCCGCCGAGGCCGCGGCCGCCGCCGACACGCCGGACCCCGCGAAGTCCGGACCGCTCGCCGACGCCTACTGGATCAAGGCCGCCCTGACGGCCAGGAACGCCGGCGCCCCCGCGGGGCCGGCCGGGGCGGTCGGCACGCAGCACGCCACCGACCAGGACGGCGAAGTGGCGTGGCTGGTGCAGGTGGCGGCCGCGTACCGAACGATCACCGACGACCGGGCCCGGCGCGTCCTGGCGTCCCTCACCGACCGGGAGAAGACAGCGTGA
- a CDS encoding alkyl/aryl-sulfatase produces the protein MTTAAASGTPAAPVTPDFADRTDFENADRGFVAGPSSTTITTDDGRMVWDFAGTAFLEGDCPDTVNPSLWRQSQLCARAGLYRVTDGIYQVRGFDMSNMTLVEGDIGVIVVDPLASAETAAAGLALYREQRGDRPVTGVLFTHSHLDHFGGIHGVIGGGERVDGVPILAPQGFMEHSGTENLYAGTAVLRRGAYCSGKNLDRGPTGLVGTGLGFTTSTGTPGLLPATIEITRTGQVETVDGVVFHFQLTPGTEAPSEMNFHLPEHRALCMAENATHTLHNILSLRGAVVRDARTWSRCLDEAVQLFGSESDVLFASHHWPTWGTERLTAFLSAQCDLYAYLHDQTLRLANQGRTAAEIAEVIELPPGLARSWHARGYYGSVSHNVKAIYQRYLGWYDGHPSSLWEHPPTESARRYVDCMGGVDAVVARAGEYVSDGDLRFAAQLLKHAVFAQPDHTGAKELLARTFELLAHGAENAIWRNCYLMGALELRQGVTGAAPSTGGMPDTLSVEQIFDALAIRINGPEAWDHRATLDWHFTDLDEQFRTSLRNGVLVPTRMDPADAAVGFEGAPGFEDTPADVTFTLTRPQLLDLLAGKGLDTIEHTGDIGALRTLVSVLDTTDPDFPVVTP, from the coding sequence ATGACCACAGCCGCCGCATCGGGCACACCTGCCGCTCCGGTAACGCCGGACTTCGCGGACCGCACCGATTTCGAGAACGCCGACCGGGGCTTCGTGGCCGGCCCCTCGTCCACGACCATCACCACCGACGACGGACGCATGGTGTGGGACTTCGCCGGCACCGCTTTCCTGGAGGGGGACTGCCCGGACACCGTCAACCCGAGCCTGTGGCGGCAGTCCCAGCTGTGCGCCCGCGCCGGCCTGTACCGGGTGACCGACGGCATCTACCAGGTCCGCGGCTTCGACATGTCGAACATGACCCTCGTCGAGGGCGACATCGGTGTGATCGTCGTCGACCCGCTCGCCTCCGCCGAGACCGCCGCGGCCGGCCTCGCGCTCTACCGCGAGCAGCGTGGCGACCGTCCGGTCACCGGCGTGCTCTTCACCCATTCGCACCTCGACCACTTCGGCGGCATCCACGGCGTCATCGGCGGAGGCGAGCGGGTCGACGGCGTACCGATCCTCGCCCCGCAGGGCTTCATGGAGCACTCGGGCACGGAGAACCTGTACGCCGGTACGGCCGTGCTGCGGCGCGGCGCCTACTGCTCGGGCAAGAACCTCGACCGCGGCCCCACCGGTCTGGTCGGGACGGGCCTCGGCTTCACCACCTCCACCGGAACCCCCGGCCTCCTCCCGGCCACCATCGAGATCACCCGCACCGGGCAGGTCGAGACGGTCGACGGCGTGGTGTTCCACTTCCAGCTGACGCCCGGCACCGAGGCACCCTCGGAGATGAACTTCCATCTCCCCGAACACCGCGCCCTGTGCATGGCCGAGAACGCCACCCACACCCTGCACAACATCCTGTCGCTGCGCGGCGCCGTGGTCCGCGACGCCCGGACCTGGTCCCGCTGCCTCGACGAGGCCGTCCAGCTCTTCGGCTCCGAGAGCGACGTCCTCTTCGCCTCCCACCACTGGCCCACCTGGGGCACGGAGCGGCTCACCGCATTCCTGTCCGCGCAGTGCGACCTGTACGCCTATCTGCACGACCAGACCCTGCGCCTGGCCAACCAGGGCCGCACCGCCGCCGAGATCGCCGAGGTGATCGAACTGCCGCCCGGCCTCGCCCGCTCCTGGCACGCCCGCGGCTACTACGGTTCCGTCAGCCACAACGTGAAGGCGATCTACCAGCGCTACCTGGGCTGGTACGACGGCCACCCCTCCTCGCTGTGGGAGCACCCGCCGACCGAGTCCGCCCGCCGGTACGTCGACTGCATGGGTGGCGTCGACGCGGTGGTCGCCCGCGCCGGGGAGTACGTCTCCGACGGCGATCTGCGGTTCGCCGCCCAACTGCTCAAGCACGCGGTCTTCGCGCAGCCCGACCACACCGGGGCCAAGGAACTGCTCGCCCGGACCTTCGAGCTGCTCGCCCACGGGGCCGAGAACGCGATCTGGCGCAACTGCTACCTCATGGGCGCCCTCGAACTGCGCCAGGGCGTCACCGGGGCCGCCCCCTCCACCGGAGGCATGCCCGACACACTGAGCGTCGAGCAGATCTTCGATGCGCTCGCCATCCGCATCAACGGCCCCGAGGCATGGGACCACCGGGCCACTCTGGACTGGCACTTCACCGATCTGGACGAGCAGTTCCGCACCAGCCTGCGCAACGGCGTCCTCGTGCCGACGAGGATGGATCCGGCGGACGCCGCCGTCGGCTTCGAAGGCGCCCCCGGCTTCGAAGACACCCCCGCCGACGTGACGTTCACCCTGACCCGGCCGCAACTGCTGGACCTGCTGGCCGGGAAGGGGCTCGACACCATCGAGCACACCGGGGACATCGGCGCGCTCCGGACCCTGGTCTCGGTCCTGGACACCACCGACCCGGACTTCCCCGTCGTCACGCCCTGA
- a CDS encoding NAD-dependent epimerase/dehydratase family protein yields the protein MRVLLTGGAGFIGGHIAEALVARGHEVVVFDALLESAHGGGARSGREGMIVADVRDRDAVADALRGVDAVCHQAAMVGLGKDFADAPEYVGCNDLGTAVLLAETARAGVGGLVLAGSMVVYGEGRYDCPRHGQVRPGPRAVDDLAAGRFEPRCPRCGAELTPGLVAEDAPADPRNVYAATKLAQEHLAAAWARATGGRATALRYHNVYGPGMPRDTPYAGVASFFRSSLARGEAPQVFEDGCQRRDFVHVRDVAAANAMALEAVRERAAGSFTAYNTGSGEPHTIGEMATALACAHGGPAPEITGGYRLGDVRHVTADSRRLRDELGWRPEVGFAEGMKEFAGAELRSGPAGGRGRPAHA from the coding sequence ATGCGCGTACTGCTCACCGGCGGAGCCGGGTTCATCGGGGGACACATCGCCGAGGCGCTGGTCGCGCGCGGCCATGAAGTGGTCGTGTTCGACGCGCTGCTGGAGTCGGCGCACGGTGGGGGTGCCCGCAGCGGCCGGGAAGGAATGATCGTCGCCGATGTACGGGACCGGGACGCCGTGGCCGATGCGCTGCGGGGCGTCGACGCGGTGTGCCACCAGGCCGCGATGGTCGGCCTGGGCAAGGACTTCGCGGACGCCCCTGAGTACGTCGGCTGCAACGACCTGGGGACGGCGGTCCTGCTGGCGGAGACGGCCCGCGCCGGGGTGGGCGGTCTGGTGCTCGCCGGGTCGATGGTCGTGTACGGCGAGGGGCGGTACGACTGTCCCCGGCACGGGCAGGTCCGGCCCGGGCCGCGAGCCGTGGACGATCTGGCCGCGGGCCGGTTCGAACCGCGCTGCCCGCGTTGCGGGGCCGAGTTGACCCCGGGCCTGGTCGCCGAGGACGCCCCGGCCGACCCGCGCAATGTGTACGCGGCGACGAAGCTCGCCCAGGAACATCTCGCCGCCGCGTGGGCGCGTGCGACGGGCGGCCGGGCGACGGCCCTGCGGTACCACAACGTGTACGGGCCGGGGATGCCGCGCGACACCCCGTACGCGGGTGTCGCGTCCTTCTTCCGCTCGTCGCTGGCCAGGGGCGAGGCACCGCAGGTCTTCGAGGACGGCTGCCAGCGGCGGGACTTCGTCCACGTACGCGACGTGGCGGCCGCCAACGCAATGGCGCTGGAGGCCGTGCGGGAACGGGCAGCCGGCAGCTTCACCGCGTACAACACGGGCAGCGGCGAACCGCACACCATCGGCGAGATGGCCACGGCACTGGCCTGCGCGCACGGCGGCCCGGCACCGGAGATCACCGGTGGGTACCGGCTGGGGGACGTACGCCATGTGACGGCGGACTCGCGCCGGCTGCGCGACGAGCTGGGCTGGCGGCCGGAGGTGGGGTTCGCGGAGGGGATGAAGGAGTTCGCGGGGGCGGAGCTGAGGTCGGGCCCGGCGGGCGGTCGAGGGCGGCCCGCTCATGCCTGA
- a CDS encoding sensor histidine kinase — protein sequence MTDLLLIALFAFLGAAAAGLLGALVLRVFRHRSLVVSLAVVAAVAVTAMLAGTLAVAWAMFLSAHDLTVVTTVVAMAAVVSLATAMLLGRWVAARSRDLALAARSFGDGGTFAAPEEQATAELSHLAEELAATSAKLDSSRERERALETSRRELVAWISHDLRTPLAGLRAMSEALEDGMAADSGRYLRQIRTEVERMNDMVGDLFELSRIHAGSLTLTPTRISVYDLVGDALAGADPLAREHGVRLVGDRIDAVPVEVDSKEMSRVLGNLLINAIRRTPADGTVAVAARRADGGVVLSVTDGCGGIPEEDLPRVFDTGWRGSHARTPPAGAGLGLAIVRGIVEAHEGRAQVRNVTGGCCFEVTLPAAAQA from the coding sequence ATGACCGACCTCCTCCTCATCGCGCTCTTCGCGTTCCTGGGCGCCGCGGCGGCCGGGCTTCTCGGCGCACTGGTCCTGCGCGTCTTCCGGCACCGTTCGCTCGTCGTGTCGCTGGCCGTCGTCGCCGCCGTCGCCGTGACCGCGATGCTCGCCGGGACCCTCGCGGTCGCCTGGGCGATGTTCCTGTCGGCGCACGATCTGACCGTCGTCACGACCGTCGTCGCCATGGCCGCCGTGGTGTCCCTCGCCACCGCGATGCTGCTGGGCCGCTGGGTCGCGGCCAGGAGCCGGGACCTGGCGCTCGCGGCCCGTTCGTTCGGCGACGGCGGCACGTTCGCCGCCCCCGAGGAGCAGGCGACCGCCGAACTCTCCCACCTGGCAGAGGAACTGGCGGCCACCAGCGCCAAGCTGGACAGCTCCCGGGAGCGCGAACGCGCACTGGAGACGTCGCGCCGTGAGCTCGTCGCATGGATCTCGCACGATCTGCGGACCCCGCTCGCCGGGCTGCGGGCCATGTCGGAGGCGCTGGAGGACGGCATGGCCGCCGACTCCGGCCGCTACCTGCGGCAGATACGGACCGAGGTGGAACGCATGAACGACATGGTCGGCGACCTCTTCGAACTCTCCCGGATCCACGCCGGATCGCTCACCCTGACCCCCACCCGCATCTCCGTGTACGACCTGGTCGGTGACGCCCTTGCGGGCGCGGACCCGCTGGCGCGCGAGCACGGGGTGCGGCTGGTCGGCGACCGTATCGACGCCGTGCCGGTGGAGGTCGACAGCAAGGAGATGAGCCGGGTCCTGGGCAACCTCCTCATCAACGCGATCCGCCGTACCCCGGCAGACGGCACGGTCGCGGTGGCCGCTCGCCGCGCCGACGGCGGGGTGGTGCTCTCGGTGACGGACGGCTGCGGTGGCATCCCCGAGGAGGACCTGCCGAGGGTCTTCGACACGGGCTGGCGCGGCAGCCACGCCCGTACGCCACCCGCCGGTGCGGGACTCGGGCTGGCGATCGTCCGCGGCATCGTGGAGGCGCACGAGGGCCGGGCGCAGGTCCGCAACGTCACGGGCGGCTGCTGCTTCGAGGTCACCCTGCCGGCGGCCGCTCAGGCATGA
- a CDS encoding response regulator transcription factor gives MENIPDAPGAGTAPGVPRGHVLVVDDDPTVAEVVVGYLDRAGYDVRRAGDGPAALECFTARRPDLVVLDLMLPGMDGFEVCRRMRAHGRVPVIMLTARGDEDDRILGLETGADDYVTKPFSPRELVLRVDAVLRRGRAAGPGAYAVRAPLECAGLRLDPAARRAVRDGRELTLTLREFDLLAFFLRHPGRVFTREELMREVWGWDFGDLSTVTVHVRRLRGKVETDPARPQLIQTVWGLGYRLDPAPVPARPDGTEAAPPGAPTTDADPS, from the coding sequence ATGGAGAACATCCCGGACGCCCCGGGTGCCGGCACCGCCCCGGGCGTTCCGCGCGGCCATGTCCTCGTCGTGGACGACGATCCGACGGTCGCCGAGGTGGTCGTCGGCTATCTGGACCGGGCGGGCTACGACGTCCGGCGGGCCGGCGACGGTCCCGCGGCGCTGGAGTGCTTCACGGCGCGCCGGCCGGACCTGGTCGTCCTCGACCTGATGCTGCCCGGCATGGACGGCTTCGAGGTCTGCCGCCGGATGCGGGCGCACGGCCGTGTGCCGGTCATCATGCTGACGGCGCGCGGGGACGAGGACGACCGCATCCTGGGCCTGGAGACGGGCGCGGACGACTACGTCACCAAGCCGTTCAGCCCGCGCGAGCTCGTGCTGCGCGTCGACGCGGTGCTGCGCCGGGGCCGGGCAGCGGGGCCCGGCGCGTACGCCGTCCGGGCCCCGCTGGAGTGCGCCGGACTCCGTCTCGATCCCGCGGCCCGCCGCGCGGTGCGGGACGGCCGCGAGCTCACCCTCACCCTCCGGGAGTTCGACCTCCTGGCCTTCTTCCTGCGCCACCCCGGCCGGGTGTTCACCCGGGAGGAACTGATGCGGGAGGTCTGGGGGTGGGACTTCGGGGACCTGTCGACGGTGACGGTCCATGTGCGGCGGCTGCGCGGCAAGGTCGAGACGGATCCGGCGCGTCCGCAGCTGATCCAGACGGTGTGGGGGCTGGGCTACCGCCTGGACCCGGCCCCCGTCCCGGCCCGCCCGGACGGCACGGAAGCCGCCCCGCCGGGCGCCCCGACCACCGATGCGGACCCCTCATGA